The Pongo pygmaeus isolate AG05252 chromosome 20, NHGRI_mPonPyg2-v2.0_pri, whole genome shotgun sequence sequence ATCTTATTTCTAATACTTAGAGTTTAAATTCCAATCCATGCACCAGGGGCAAAGAGCAAGGAAGTTGTGTctgtcacttaaaaaaacaaaacaaaaactgattgAGATGATCCCTGTagtgtttttaaaatgacaaagatttttctaccattttctctcatttttatcaCACATGCCGATGCAGTAGTAGTCCTCGTCTCTTAGAGCTTCTGGTAGCCCCAGGTGTTCCTTTGCTTGTGGCACCAGAATTCAGTCTCTCCCTCCACCTTCCATGTGTGTTTCTGTCTTCATGTGACATTttcctcttataaagacaccagtggggggaggggggagggatagcatttggagataaaCCTAATGTTAAATAACGAGTTtctgggtgcggcacaccaacatggcacgtgtatacatatgtaactaacctgcacgttgtgcacatgtaccctaaaacttaaagtataataaaaaaaatggttaagatggtaaattgtatgttatatgtatttaccACAGTTAAAATATTGGAGAAAAAATCCTTGGAATATAGTAGATgcaggttcaaatcctgccttcaGCATTTATTAGCTGAACTGATGCTAATAAAGTTActtaatctgaaaaaaataaaaaataaagacaccagtcatattggagtaGGGCCCATTGGATTAGATGATGTCATTttacttgattacatctgcaaggaCCCTATTTACAAATAAGGTTATAGTCACAGCCACCAGGAATTAAGACACGGACATATCTTTCTGGGGGACCACGTCACAACAAACCACTGCCAGTTCAGCATTTACAGAGATAGCATTATGCTAGCAGGGAAGACCATGGCTGGTCAGGAGGTAAACCAGGGGGAAGCAGGGAACACTCCAGCCTTTTTTTAACCAGCAGCAGGTTTTAAAAAAGCGTGGAGTGTCCCCTGCTTCCCCAGCGTTTACCTAAAATTGTGCTCCAGCCTTGGGAATTAACTTTATTTTCCCTCCCAATGCAACACAAACTTTTACCATTTTCCTCACCCAAAGCTCACCTTTCAGAACATGGGGCCCTTTCTCCTACCTGGAGGagagaacaaaaaccaaacactgctctttgtttttttcctttttcttttttttttttttttttgagctggagtctcgctctgtcccccaggctggagtgcagtggcgtgatctcggctcattgcaagctccgcctcccgggttcacgccgttctcctgcctcagcctcccgattagctgggactacaggcgcccgccaccgcacccggctaattttttgtatttttagtagagacggggtttcgccgtgttagccaggatggtctcaagctcctgacctcatgatccgcccatctgggcctcccaaagtgctgggattacaggcgtgagccaccgcgccctgccacccaggattttttttagatgaagtcttactctgttgcccaggctgtagtgcagtggcgcgatcttggctcactgcaacctccacctcccgggttcaagctattctcgtgcctcagcctcccaaatagctgggattacaggcacgtgccaccacgcccggctaattttgtatttttagtagagacaaggtttcaccatgttggccaggctggtctcaaactcctgacctcaagtgatccgcctgcctcagcctcccaaagtgctggggtgacaggtgggagccactgcgtctggccagtGCCCAGGATTTTTATTGCTGGCTGATCACATAAGCATCCCCTGCCTGGTATGTACACAGATTCCATTTCCAGAAGGAAAGCAGCTGTTCAGCATTAACAGTAGTGTTTGCGCCATGAGTAATCTGAATTAGGGTGGAGTGAACCTTCCCAAAACCCAAGTTCCCAGACACCAGCTAAGGGCAACATTGCCAGAAAGCCTTTCTAAGGATAAAATCTAAGGCCTGCAATGTTAACTTCTTTCTGCATATGGgaactttattattaaaaaaacactGCAAATACACTGTACTGTGAGCAATTAAGGCTGACCCAGGGAGCTCATATTGTCCCCTGTGCCAGTAGGAGGGTCCTGTAGATACTCTGCTGGTCTGTGAATAGGGGTGTTCTAGCATCAGAATTGCTGCGTGACAGTATTTTGTCTGTCTCCTGCTCATGGATGGTGAGTTGATTTTTCTCAGAAAGCAGGTTTGAAGGAACCGTGCATCTCGGGGGTTCCATGCACCTGTGCCCAATATGCAATATGGAAATAATGAGAAATCGAGAGTACAGCCTCTAGAGTGGTATGTGGGGAATCACTTCCTCCTGGAATTTGAGACACAGAATTTTCTAGGAAGGCACTATTGAGTCCTTTATGTCTTTTATAACCATGGCAAATtcaccgggcgcagtggctcacacctgtaatcctagcactctgggtggccgaggcaggtggatcacgaggtcaggagatcgagaccatcctagctaacatggtgaaaccccgtctctactaaaaatacaaaaaattagctgggcgtggtggcgggcgcctgtagtcccagctactcgggaggctgaggcaggagaatggagtgaagccaggaggcggagcttgcagtgaaccgagattgcgccactgcactccagcctgggtgacagagcgagactccatctcaaaataaataaataaataaataataaaaataaaataaacataaaataaataaccatGGCAAATTGGCAAATTCGTAGTCAAATGGTTTGGACTTCAGTTAACTCCTTTGCAAAGTGGGACTCCTAACCTTATCCTTAAGGTTAgcaagaatactttttttttttttttttttgagactgagtcctgctctatcacccaggctggagtgcagtggcgtgaccttggcgcactgcaacctctgcctcccaggttcaagcaattctcgtgcctcagcctcccaagtagctgggactacaggtgtgcactaccatgcctggctaatttttttttttttaaatttttaatagagatggggtttcactatgttggccaggctggttttgaactcctgacctcaaatgatctgcctgccacggcctcccgaaatgctggggttacaggcatgagccaccatacttggcccAAGAATACTTTCTTTTGACTCTGGTGAAAAGAGCTGTTTTGGCATAGTGTGCACCCCACTTGGTGTATACCTAGTGAGTGAGTGAGCCTGTGTGTATAAGAGAGAGCCCAGAATTAATTCTTGGGCTTCCGTCACTGAGGCTCAAAGTATAGGGAATGTGTGGAGGTCTATGTTCTCatgtctttttcctctttcctaaGGTCTAATTTCTCAGTAACTTCTAGTTTCCAAGTTAAAAtcaatacttctcaaaagaatgttttcattcaGCCAGTTGGACCTGGAGTTCTTTAAGATGCTGTGGCTACCTGGCCCTTGTTGCAACTTGGGTCCTCTCAGGCGCCTTGGCCTGATGTTTGGTGAAGGAAACAGAAGGGAATGTTCCCAGTCCTTCAGTGTTTTTATCCCGTAAAACTTCATTCAGTTTTGACCCTGTGCTTTGTGTAGTGCCGAAGGATGGTGTGTGCAGCAGGCGAGGAGATGAAACGGTTTGTGTGACAAGGGACTGGTGGTCTTAAAATACAAGTATTTGTTTCACTTATATAGCATTTGTTTGATATCTCCAATGTGGTCTgaatccttttgatagagtataATGTCTTCAGTTGGTCCCAGTAGAAGTATAGAGATAAATTCAGTGTGTTAATGGTCCTGTGAAATCTATGAGGAAGTGAGTGTAGAGTAGACAGGAAGGAAGAGGTGTGACAACTGAGTCACAGGGTAGATGTCAGGGGACCACAGAGTCTTGTTTGAACTACATACAGATTGAGTACAATGCTCCTGGGCTGTCAGTCTCAACCATCCTCCCATAAATATGTTGAATGTTTTAGGACTCAGTGGTCTTTGAGGATGTGGCTGTGGACTTCACCATGGAGGAGTGGGCTTTGCTGGATTCTGCTCAGAGGGACCTCTACAGAGATGTGATGCTGGAGACCTTTGAGAACCTGGCCTCAGTAGGTAAGGATGACATCATTCCTTCCTTCACATAGTTATTTAGAGAAGAAGTATTTCTTACACATCAGACCTGTTCCAaggcttggaatgtggaaagggaataAATTGGTAAATAAGACAGACATAGTCACGGGTGTCATCGAGCTAGAATGTAATGTTTTTCCATGAGGATGAGAATCTGTatttcagctttttctttttgtagagaaagcTCCCTTCGTGTCATCATTGTGGATAGAGCTTTGATAGGCCTAGTGAAATTTGTTTGTGTAAGCCAgtgaaaatttgattttttttttttttttgagatggagtctcgctctatcgcccaggctggagtgcagtggtgtgatctcgactcactgcaacctctgcctcccgggttcaagcaattatctgcctcaggcgcccaagtagctgggattacaggcgagcgccaTCATGCACggccgatttttgtatttttagtagagacggggtttcaccatgtcagtcaggctgctcttgaactcctgacctcgtgatccaccccgctcagcttcccaaagtgctgggattacaggcgtgagccactgcgcctggccgtgatttttttttaaataatttttctatgcTTACTAATACTGTGTTTATTGAGTTGCTTACCTTTTTGACCATTTTGTGTTTGATGAAGTCCTGAGATCGCTAAACTCCTCAGTGTCGTTTTCCGCTAACAAGTGCTTTCTTATatgatttgtttactttttggttTCAGATGATGAAACTCAATTTAAGGCCAGTGGGTCAGTTTCTCAGCAGGATATTTATGGagaaaaaatacccaaaaaatCTAAAATAGCTGCGTTCACCAGAAATGTTTCCTTGGCCTCTGTTTTAGGAAAAATTTGGGACAGTCTTAGCATTGAAGATCATCCCACAAACCAGGGGCAAAATCTCAGGTGAGTTGCATTCGCAAGAGAACACAGTATTTCAGGAGAGAATCTTAGTctgtcattaaattttaaaaaagcaagcaaacagaaaactcaTCCAAGCCTAGCTCCAATTTGTTTAATCCAcagaatttttacaaaaaatatttctttaaatgtgaCATAGACAGTGAGTGATATTAGAAACATAATTCATATGGAAACCATTATCAAGAAACCctaggccgggtacggtggctcacacctgtaatcctagcactttggaaggctgaggtgggcagatcacttgaggccaggagttcgagaccagcctggccaacatggtgaaaccctgtctctactaaaaatacaaaaattagcagggcatggtgccacaggcctgtaatcccagctactcgggaggctgaggcagaattgcatgaacccaggaggcagaggttgcagtgagctaagactgcaccactgcactccagcctgggtaacagagtaagactctgtctcaaaaaaaaaaagaaaaagaaaaagaaaccctataCATTAAGAAACACTGTTTTAATAATGGCAGTGGTCAAACCGTCTTCCAGGGCAttcagtttatttcattttcagatagTTTACATGGGGTGAAAAACCTATGCTTTCACTGAAAATGGTTAAGATGCAGTCCTAATCCTAATAAATACTAACAAGTCATTATTAATCAAACCAATAACATGCTTctcatttttagtagaaatcatGTGTTGGAGAGACTCTATGAAAGTAATGATCAATGTGGAGAAGCCGTCAGCCAGGTTCCACATCTTAATCTGTACAAGAAAATTCTGCCTGGAGTAAAACAGTATGAATACAACACGTACAGAAAAGTCTTCATGCATCGCCGCGCATCCCTCAAGAGTCCCATCACAGTTCACACTGGACGCAAACCCTATCAGTGCCAGGAATGTGGGCAGGCCTACAGTTGTCGTTCACACCTAAGAATGCATGTGAGAACCCACAATGGAGAGAGACCCTATGTGTGTAAATTATGTGGGAAAACCTTTCCTCGTACTTCCTCCCTCAATCGGCATGTAAGGATTCACACTGCTGAGAAAACCTACGAATGTAagcaatgtgggaaagcctttattGACTTTTCAAGTCTTACTAGTCATCTCAGAAGTCACACCGGAGAGAAGCCATATaagtgtaaggaatgtgggaaagctttcAGTTATTCCTCAACGTTTCGAAGACACACAATAACACACACTGGCGAGAAGCCATATAAATGTAAGGACTGTGGGGAAGCCTTTAGTTATTCCTCAACTTTTCGAAGACATATGATTTcacacactggagagaagccacataaatgtaaagaatgtggggaGGCCTTCAGTTATTCTTCAGCTTTTCGAAGACACATGATAacacacactggagagaaaccatacgAATGCAAACAATGTGGGAAAACCTTCATTTATCTCCAGTCCTTTCGAAGACATGAAAggattcacactggagagaaaccctacgaATGCAAACAGTGTGGGAAAACCTTCATTTATCCCCAGTCCTTTCGAAGACATGAAAGGACTCATggtggagagaaaccctatgaatgcaaCCAGTGCGGGAAAGCATTCAGTCACCCCTCCTCCTTTCGAGGACACATGAGGGtgcacactggagagaaaccctatgagtgCAAGCAATGTGGGAAAACTTTCAATTGGCCCATATCTTTACGAAAACATATGAGAACACACActagagagaaaccctatgaatgtaagcagtgtgggaaagccttcagctTGTCTGCTTGCTTTCGAGAACATGTGAGAATGCACCCTGAAGACAAATCCTATGAATGCAAGCTATGTGGGAAAGCTTTCTATTGCCACATATCCTTACAAAAACATATGAGAAGGCATACGGCAGAGAAACTCTATGAATGCAAGCAGTGTGGGAAAGCTTTCAGTTGGCCTGAACTTTTGCAACAACATGTGAGAACGCACACTGTAGAGAagccctatgaatgtaaggaatgtgggaaggtcTTCAAATGGCCATCATCTTTACCAATACATATGAGACtgcacactggagagaaaccttatcaATGTAAGCATTGTGGGAAAGCATTCAATTGTTCCTCATCCTTAAGACGACATGTGAGAATACACACTACAGAAAAACAGTATAAGTGTAATGTAGGACATCCTCCTGCAAATGAATTCATGTGCAGTGCTTCAGAAAAGTCACACCAGGAGAGAGATCTGATCAAAGTTGTAAATATGGTGTTGCCTTTATGAGTTCCTTATCCTGAAAGTGGACACTCAAGGAGTGTGTCTGTAGTTCATTTGCAAATAAACATTTAGTTGAAAAATAATTCTCCAAATACTCTCAGCTGTCCTACATGAACTTTAACAGGTAGTTTCTTACAATTCAGTAAATAAAACTTTCATCTTAGAGTGTTTTGGACTCATGGATGATTTgaagtgtatttttaatatgcaAGTAGGttcaagttttatttaatttcttaaattgtaACTGACTTAGTATGGCAGGTATTGGATATCATGTATCTATTATATTTTCCACCTTTCTTACTGggagtatttttattgtttggccAGAGGAgtcttattccattttttaagAAGTAGTTGGCAGAATTTTGTAATTATGCAAAGTTGTTTAAGGAGTATAGCCTTAAATgaattgtaatttttaatgtttgcccACTGCTGTTTGTCTTTGCTTGTGATTGTGAATTGGACAGTAGGCTTTGACTTGTGATATGACAGAGAAATCCAGAGTTGCAGATAGTTCTTCTGCATTGTTGTCAGTGTGGGTAATGTTAGGAACTTCATTTGCTGGAATGCATTTCCTTTATGGTTCCATGTCCAAATTTACCAATAGCAATAACTTGAATGAAATTTAGAATGAAGAAGTGAAGAAGTAAGTCATTGCTGAGCTTTTGGGGTCACATTAAATGGAGATGGACAGATGCATAGGGGCTTCATGAACATCAACCTTCAGCTTATTTTCTAGATTCTTATTCCTGCCAGTCAAGAGTATCATCAAAAGAAACACTTAAGTGCTTGACTTCCACTGTGTCAGAGGTGTAGTCTTCCTCAGACATCTCCATTAACTTGGTATCAGGGATATGCCTGTGTGGTCAGTCACCTACAGTCTGGATTTTTCTCAAAACCCTGCATGACCTCTTGACCACTGATTCAGACTGTCTTGTTTGGCAGTCTCTGAGCTTCTGATTCTCCCGTTCTGTAGATCTTAACATATTTGCATGGGGTCTAATTTATATAGTGAACACCTTGTTATCTTAATACTTCCAGTGGCTCTGTGATCCTGATTCCACCACAAAAGCCACAGTATTGcagtcaaagaagaaaaacaacacatGGGACTTTGTACCCTATTGCATTTTTAAGTGTGCCCACCCAGTCCTATGTGAGAACAAATACCTTCCTCATATATTAGATTTAGGGAGATTTCTGTTACTCACAACTAAATGCAGTTTCTTGATATAGGTTAAATTATTAGGTTTGATTATgtatcattaaaaatattgtgGATTTTGTTTCAAGGAAAACCTTCTGTAGATATTTCTTAGAAATATCCtatttagctgggcacagtagctcacgcctgtaatccctgcactttgggaggctgaggtgggcagatcacttgaggtcaggagtttgagaccagcctggttaacatggtgaaaccctgtctctactaaaaacacaaaaattagccaggcatggtggtgagtacctgtaaccccagctacttgggaggctgagacaggagaatcacttgaacccaggagatggaggttgcagtgagccaagatcactgcactccagcctgggagacaaggaaagactccatctcacaagcaaaaaaagaaaaaaaatcctatttagTGTGCTTTCAAATTAGTTGTTTAGAGACTATATTAAtttcccagggctgccataacaaagtacaaaAACTGGGTGACATAggaaaacaaactttttgtttctCAGTTCTGGACCCAGAAATCCAGAAACAAGGCATTGGCAGGACCATGCTTTTTCTGAAGATGCTAGGGAAGGATCTGTTTCAGAACTCACCTAGTTTCTGGTAGTTCCTTAGCTTGTGGCAGCATAACTCTAattttcacatggcattctccctgtgtgtgtgtctctccatgtgacaatatttttatacatacacatCACTCATTGGGTTAGGCCCCACTCTACTTCAGTACGATTTTACCTTAACTAATTACGTTGGCAACAACTCTCCGCATACTGAAGTACCATGAATTAAGATTTCAACGTAAAAATTTTAGGAGACccagttcaacccataacactaagatgttattttttgtttaccGAGAGAATTATGGATTTCAAAtcaactttgtaattttgataatTTAAGCATGTTACATTTTGAATCAGTATTACCAGGTATATACAAATACAGGTATTTTTTGtcatataaatgttatttttaattgctatatACTTAACATTTGCcattaaaatgattttctttttttttttttttttgagacagagtctcgctctgtcacccaggctggagtgcagtggcacgaccttagctcactgcaaccctcatctcccagattcaagtgattctcctgcctcagcctcccgagtagttgggattacaggcatgcaccatcacacccagctaatttttgtatttttagtagagatggggtttcaccatgttggccaggctggtcttgaactcctgacctcaggtgatctgcccacctcggcctcccaaagtgctgggattacaggcgtgagccaccatgcctggcctaaaatgatttcttatttttggttaataacaattaaaaagtggaaataatggTTTTGTCAATGCCCTCTACCCAGAAACCACCAGGATCACACTGGTAGTCAAAGAAAATTCGCTGTGTTGAGTTGAAGTTTGAATACATGATCAAGAAAGGGGGCTGTGGCTTGTATCAGTCAGAGGGTGTTTAAAAGGATTTACTATCAGATTTGGCCTTGTGTTCTGTGATTTTGGTGAGTGTTCAAGGAAGCCGGGCTTTGGTTTGGATTGGATGTTCTCAGGTCACGAATATAATTCTCTGGGAACTCCCAAAGTTCTCATCTACAAAGCAGAAGTTAATTGGAGCTGAAAACTGATCAgtaaagcagcagcagccagtCATATTGGGGAGAAGAGGGGGATGTTTGATCATTTTTGTGGTTTAGAGGTGAGTTCCGGAACAAAAGAAGACATGTTTGACATCctgaaatgagaaaat is a genomic window containing:
- the ZNF555 gene encoding zinc finger protein 555 isoform X2, giving the protein MDSVVFEDVAVDFTMEEWALLDSAQRDLYRDVMLETFENLASVDDETQFKASGSVSQQDIYGEKIPKKSKIAAFTRNVSLASVLGKIWDSLSIEDHPTNQGQNLRNHVLERLYESNDQCGEAVSQVPHLNLYKKILPGVKQYEYNTYRKVFMHRRASLKSPITVHTGRKPYQCQECGQAYSCRSHLRMHVRTHNGERPYVCKLCGKTFPRTSSLNRHVRIHTAEKTYECKQCGKAFIDFSSLTSHLRSHTGEKPYKCKECGKAFSYSSTFRRHTITHTGEKPYKCKDCGEAFSYSSTFRRHMISHTGEKPHKCKECGEAFSYSSAFRRHMITHTGEKPYECKQCGKTFIYLQSFRRHERIHTGEKPYECKQCGKTFIYPQSFRRHERTHGGEKPYECNQCGKAFSHPSSFRGHMRVHTGEKPYECKQCGKTFNWPISLRKHMRTHTREKPYECKQCGKAFSLSACFREHVRMHPEDKSYECKLCGKAFYCHISLQKHMRRHTAEKLYECKQCGKAFSWPELLQQHVRTHTVEKPYECKECGKVFKWPSSLPIHMRLHTGEKPYQCKHCGKAFNCSSSLRRHVRIHTTEKQYKCNVGHPPANEFMCSASEKSHQERDLIKVVNMVLPL
- the ZNF555 gene encoding zinc finger protein 555 isoform X1, which gives rise to MDSVVFEDVAVDFTMEEWALLDSAQRDLYRDVMLETFENLASVDDETQFKASGSVSQQDIYGEKIPKKSKIAAFTRNVSLASVLGKIWDSLSIEDHPTNQGQNLSRNHVLERLYESNDQCGEAVSQVPHLNLYKKILPGVKQYEYNTYRKVFMHRRASLKSPITVHTGRKPYQCQECGQAYSCRSHLRMHVRTHNGERPYVCKLCGKTFPRTSSLNRHVRIHTAEKTYECKQCGKAFIDFSSLTSHLRSHTGEKPYKCKECGKAFSYSSTFRRHTITHTGEKPYKCKDCGEAFSYSSTFRRHMISHTGEKPHKCKECGEAFSYSSAFRRHMITHTGEKPYECKQCGKTFIYLQSFRRHERIHTGEKPYECKQCGKTFIYPQSFRRHERTHGGEKPYECNQCGKAFSHPSSFRGHMRVHTGEKPYECKQCGKTFNWPISLRKHMRTHTREKPYECKQCGKAFSLSACFREHVRMHPEDKSYECKLCGKAFYCHISLQKHMRRHTAEKLYECKQCGKAFSWPELLQQHVRTHTVEKPYECKECGKVFKWPSSLPIHMRLHTGEKPYQCKHCGKAFNCSSSLRRHVRIHTTEKQYKCNVGHPPANEFMCSASEKSHQERDLIKVVNMVLPL
- the ZNF555 gene encoding zinc finger protein 555 isoform X3 — its product is MDSVVFEDVAVDFTMEEWALLDSAQRDLYRDVMLETFENLASVGKIWDSLSIEDHPTNQGQNLSRNHVLERLYESNDQCGEAVSQVPHLNLYKKILPGVKQYEYNTYRKVFMHRRASLKSPITVHTGRKPYQCQECGQAYSCRSHLRMHVRTHNGERPYVCKLCGKTFPRTSSLNRHVRIHTAEKTYECKQCGKAFIDFSSLTSHLRSHTGEKPYKCKECGKAFSYSSTFRRHTITHTGEKPYKCKDCGEAFSYSSTFRRHMISHTGEKPHKCKECGEAFSYSSAFRRHMITHTGEKPYECKQCGKTFIYLQSFRRHERIHTGEKPYECKQCGKTFIYPQSFRRHERTHGGEKPYECNQCGKAFSHPSSFRGHMRVHTGEKPYECKQCGKTFNWPISLRKHMRTHTREKPYECKQCGKAFSLSACFREHVRMHPEDKSYECKLCGKAFYCHISLQKHMRRHTAEKLYECKQCGKAFSWPELLQQHVRTHTVEKPYECKECGKVFKWPSSLPIHMRLHTGEKPYQCKHCGKAFNCSSSLRRHVRIHTTEKQYKCNVGHPPANEFMCSASEKSHQERDLIKVVNMVLPL
- the ZNF555 gene encoding zinc finger protein 555 isoform X4; translated protein: MDSVVFEDVAVDFTMEEWALLDSAQRDLYRDVMLETFENLASVGKIWDSLSIEDHPTNQGQNLRNHVLERLYESNDQCGEAVSQVPHLNLYKKILPGVKQYEYNTYRKVFMHRRASLKSPITVHTGRKPYQCQECGQAYSCRSHLRMHVRTHNGERPYVCKLCGKTFPRTSSLNRHVRIHTAEKTYECKQCGKAFIDFSSLTSHLRSHTGEKPYKCKECGKAFSYSSTFRRHTITHTGEKPYKCKDCGEAFSYSSTFRRHMISHTGEKPHKCKECGEAFSYSSAFRRHMITHTGEKPYECKQCGKTFIYLQSFRRHERIHTGEKPYECKQCGKTFIYPQSFRRHERTHGGEKPYECNQCGKAFSHPSSFRGHMRVHTGEKPYECKQCGKTFNWPISLRKHMRTHTREKPYECKQCGKAFSLSACFREHVRMHPEDKSYECKLCGKAFYCHISLQKHMRRHTAEKLYECKQCGKAFSWPELLQQHVRTHTVEKPYECKECGKVFKWPSSLPIHMRLHTGEKPYQCKHCGKAFNCSSSLRRHVRIHTTEKQYKCNVGHPPANEFMCSASEKSHQERDLIKVVNMVLPL
- the ZNF555 gene encoding zinc finger protein 555 isoform X5, which translates into the protein MMKLNLRPVGKIWDSLSIEDHPTNQGQNLSRNHVLERLYESNDQCGEAVSQVPHLNLYKKILPGVKQYEYNTYRKVFMHRRASLKSPITVHTGRKPYQCQECGQAYSCRSHLRMHVRTHNGERPYVCKLCGKTFPRTSSLNRHVRIHTAEKTYECKQCGKAFIDFSSLTSHLRSHTGEKPYKCKECGKAFSYSSTFRRHTITHTGEKPYKCKDCGEAFSYSSTFRRHMISHTGEKPHKCKECGEAFSYSSAFRRHMITHTGEKPYECKQCGKTFIYLQSFRRHERIHTGEKPYECKQCGKTFIYPQSFRRHERTHGGEKPYECNQCGKAFSHPSSFRGHMRVHTGEKPYECKQCGKTFNWPISLRKHMRTHTREKPYECKQCGKAFSLSACFREHVRMHPEDKSYECKLCGKAFYCHISLQKHMRRHTAEKLYECKQCGKAFSWPELLQQHVRTHTVEKPYECKECGKVFKWPSSLPIHMRLHTGEKPYQCKHCGKAFNCSSSLRRHVRIHTTEKQYKCNVGHPPANEFMCSASEKSHQERDLIKVVNMVLPL